A stretch of DNA from Anaerohalosphaeraceae bacterium:
GGGTGTGTAAGCGGAGAAATCCGCTCAGCTAACCGGTACTAACGGTCAATCACTTGACCATATCAATCGGTCGGTTGTATGGGATTTCGCCAAGGTTGGAAACGGCGCTGGATTGAACCAATCTGCTTTTTTTACAAGGTACGAGAATTTCGGCAGGTCCCGAACGGGATAGGCCGATTCACGAACTCCTGGTGACCATGCGGACGGGGAAACGCCTGATCCCATTCCGAACTCAGAAGCTAAGCCCGTCCGGCCGATGATAGTCCTTCGGGGCGAAAGTAGGTGATTGCCAGGTTTATGAGGCCCGTCGGAGAAATCCGGCGGGCCTTTCCTTTTGTGCGAAAGTGTGTTTACGGCAGGGGGGCGACGACAGGCCAGCCGTCTTTCCATTCCATCGTAGAGATTTTCAGATAGGGTCTTCCGGTCTGTCCGTGATAGGCGTGAAAGACGAGGTAATCCTGATCGCCTTCCCGGAACACGGCGCAGTGGCCGGGTCCTTTCCAGTTGTCTGTGGTGGCTTTGATGACCTGTGTGCCGCCGCCTTCGAGCATCGGCACGCCTGTGCGGTCGAAATACGGGCCGGTGACTTTTTCGGAACGGCCGACCACGATGTTGTAGGTGCTGTCAGCCCCGCGGCAGCATAAATCAAAGGAGACAAACAGATACCAGAAGCCGTCCCGCCGGATAACAAAGGGAGCTTCGATTGCTCCTTCGACGGGCGGAGTCTTGTGTTCCGCTTTTCGCGGTCGGCTCGCAAGGGTATAGTGAGCGGTATGTTCGGCGGACAGTTTGCCTGTGACAGGGTCGATTTTGCGCATCTGGATGCCGCTCCAGAAACTGCCCCAGCAAATCCAGATATTTTTGTCGTCTTCGATGACGATGTTGGCGTCAATCGCGTTCCAGTCGTCCTTGCCTTCGGTGGAGCGAAGGACCATTCCGTGATCCTCCCATTTGTACTCCAGGCTGTTTGGGTCGAGGGTTTTATTTGTGGCCAGACCGATAGCGGAATTGTTCTTGCCGAAGGTGGAGATGGAGTAATAGAGATGGTACTTGCCGTTAAAATAGGAGATATCGGGTGCCCAGACACCGCGGGTTCCAGGAATTTCGATAGGGGCCCATTCGGGCAGGGTTTCAAAGACATAGCCGCGCAGCTGCCAGTGCAGAAGGTCTTTGGAGCAGCGGATAGGGACATAGCCTGTTCGGCGGTTTCCGCCGGTACAAAACAGATAGTATGTGTCCTTTTCCTTGAGAAGGACCGGGTCGTGAACGTTTAGGTCTCCTTCCAATTCGAGCATGACGGGCTCTGGTTCCGGCATACTTGCGAAAGAAAAGCCGGTCCATAAGAACACCAGCAAAATGAAAGAAGCGGCTGAAGAAGTTTTGGGACAAGCAGGAATGTTCGGTTGTTTCATTTTTTGCACTCCGAAAAGGTTTTGCCGGGACTTATTGTAGTCGGTAAACTGGGTTTTACAAAAGTGTTTTCAGTAGAGAAAAAATGGAGGATGCAATGAAACATTTGCTGATTTGTATGGCGGGGTTGATGCTGGCGGCATCGATTGCAGCCGGAGCCGACACATCGGACGGCTATGTGCTGGTCTGGGCGGATGAGTTTGAAAAAGACGGCAGGCCGGACCCGAATAACTGGACCTATGAGATTGGGTTTGTGCGGAATGAGGAGCTGCAGTGGTATCAGCCGGAAAATGCCTTCTGTGAAGGGGGAATGCTGATTATTGAGGGCAGGCGGGAGCGAGTCAGGAACCCCAATTACAGTCCGGACAGCCGGTCGTGGCGGCGGAATCGGGAGTATGCGGAATATACCTCCGCCTGCGTAAAGACCTCGGGGAAGCATTCGTGGAAATTCGGGCGGTTTGTGATGCGGGGGCGGATTGACACACGTGCGGGGCTGTGGCCGGCATTCTGGACGCTCGGGTTTGCCCGCGGCTGGCCGGGCTGCGGCGAAATTGACATTATGGAATATTATCGGGGAATGCTGCTGGCGAATGCCTGCTGGGACGGCGGGGGCGGTCGGCCGGCGTGGGATGACCTGAAAAAACCGCTGGAAGAGTTCGAGGACCCGGACTGGTCGAAGAAATTTCACATTTGGCGGATGGATTGGGATGAACAGTTTATCCGGCTGTATGTGGATGATATGCAGCTGAATGAGATTGACCTGTCCAAAACCATCAATCAGGACGGGCAGGGGGCCAATCCGTTTCATGAGCCGCATTCTATTTTGCTCAATTTAGCCATCGGCGGCACGCAGGGGGGCGACCCTTCGGAGACGGGATTTCCGGCCCGCTTTGAGATTGATTATGTGCGGGTGTACCAGAAAAAATCTTAGGGCTTTAAGATGAGGCCGGAAAGACTGGATTACCGCCTTGCTCCTTCGCTGAAGCTACAGAGGATAAGGTGCGAAGACTATACGGCTGGATTCCCGCCTTCGCGGGAATGACAGGAATTTTCGGGAACGACAGGCGTTTGCGGGAATGGCGACGGTTTGTTTCGTACACTTCCGTGACTTTTAGTTGGTTCCGACGGCCTTTGTGATCAAATCCACGGTGTACACAGCGGACGGGGTGTTGATATAAAGGGTTTGCCGCTCGGGGCCGCCGATGCAGACATTGGTGGGGCTCTCGGGCAGGTCGATTGTATCGAGGAGCTGTCCGTCGGGGGCGTAGATTTTGACCTGCCGCCGCCAGGTCAGATAGACATTTCCGCAGCTGTCGAGAGTCATCCCATCGGAGCCGTCGGAGCAGAACAGCCGCTTATTCGTGAGTGTGCCGTCTTTTTGGATGTTGTAGAGCCAGGTTTTGCCGGCGGCATGATCGGCCACATAGAGGAGGGTCCCGTCGGGGTTACCGATGAGTCCATTTGGACGTATCATGTCTTCAATCACGCGGATGACCCGGCGGTCCGGGGTGATGTAATAGACATGCTCGCCGTCCTGCTGCATGTCATCACGACTGCCGTACCGGGGGTCGGTCATATAAACGCCGCCTTTGGGGTCGAGCCAGCAGTCGTTGGGGCTGTTGAATTTTTTCCCGTTGCAGCCGTCGGCCAATGTGATGATGTTTTTTTGGCGGTCAATTCGAAGGAGGCGCCGGGGGCCGGCGGATTCGCAGACAATCAGTGAGCCGTCCGGGGCGACCTGAAGGCCGTTGGAACGGTTGGTTTCGATGTATTTGGAGAGGGTGCCGTCGGGGGAGATTCGGTAAATCAGGCCCGCTGGGATGTCGGAGAAGTAAAGCGTGCCGTTGGGGTCGGCGGTGATGCCCTCGGTGAATTGAAAGCCGCCGGCGATTTTTTGGGGCACAGCAGAAGGACGGACGGGGGAGATTGCAGACTCCGGCTGAGCGGTGATGAAGATGCCCGATAAGAAGAAAAGAATTATTTGCATTCTATAGCTCCTTTCTTTTTGAGAACATTCTATTGCTGAAAAGATGAAACAAAAAGGGAAAAATTAGGTCAGGATAAATAGAAAAAACAATGTGGCTGGCTGCTTTGCATGGTGTCTTTTCCCGATTGAAATGTTTCTCTGCGAAAAAAACAAGCCGAATCGTTTATTGGAACGACTCGGCTTGCTGTGTGCAGTTAAGAGCAGATCAGCAGGTTGTTTCAAAAGGATTGTTTTGAAGCATTTTGAGAAGCTGGTCTTTTTCCTCTGAAGACAGCCCGAAAACATCCTGGAGGATTTTGCTGAGCAGGTCGTAGCCCGTTTGCTCCTTCTTTGTGGATTCATTCTCTTCTTCAGTTTCCCCTTTGTCACTGCTTTGGGCGGGCGGCGGAGGCGGCGGGGGAAGCGGAGACTGGGCAACAAGGGATTCTAATTCTTCACGGCTGACAACGCCGTCACCATCGGAATCGGCCTCGGCGATTTTTTGACCGAAGAGACCGGCTGCATTCAATTCTTCTATGCTCAATACCCCGTCGCCATTTGTATCCAAGTCACCGAGAATTTTGGTGCTGACTTCGGACGGAGCGGGTGGTTGGTTTTGCTGAGCCATCTCGGCATCTGCCCGCGTCAAAAGTTCTTTCAGAGCATTCAGATCCGGTTTCTCTTTGAAATTCGAGCTGGGTGTGATTCCCATTTCTTCCATTTTGGCTGTAATTTTGGCGAGAATTTCCTCCGCGGTAATGGTGCCGTCTTCATCTGTGTCGGCTTGGGCGATTTTTTGGCCGAGTTGTCCGGCATTCGTGAGTTCTTCAGAACTAATACTCCCGTCGCCGTCTGTGTCCAAGGCGTTGAGAATCTTGGAGCTCAGTTCGTTCGGTTCCGGCGGTTTCATTTTCCCCAAGTGCATCATTGAAAGCATCTGACCCGTTCGTTCCACCCCATTGATTTCCATACATTGTTTCCTTTCAAATGATTAACTGTTTCTTCTGGGTTGAAGCACAAGGATGTTGTGCAAAATTTGTTCCAAGGAATTGCAGAGCAATTTTTTTGATAAAAAAATAAGTTTTCAGACGATGCGGCGGATGGGTTTTATCATTTTTCTGTTTTGAACCGGGGAATTTTTTTCCGATGTCCTGGCAATTTTTTCTGAAATACGAACTGTCCGATTGTTTCCGGAAGAGGAAATATAAAGTTGATTGTTGACAAAGGGGTTTGTTTTTTTAGTTTGGTGGAAAAAGAATCAGGACGTTTGGAGAGGACCATTCAACGTGGCGGCAAAGATACTTGACGGCAGGCAGATAGCATCTCAGATGCGGGAAGAACTGAAAGGGCGGATTGCGAAACTTGCTCAGCAAGGGATCCGTCCTGGACTGGCGGTCATTTTGGTGGGAGATGACCCGGCGTCCAAGTCGTATGTGACGGCCAAAGAAAAGGCGTGCGAAGAAATCGGGATTTTTTCGAGCGATAATCGGCTGGCTGCCGCAACGACGGAGACAGACTTGCTGGGGCTGATTGAGCGGTTCAATCGGGACCCAAAGATACACGGGATTTTGGTTCAGCTGCCCCTGCCGAAGCATATCAATGAGGAGCGAATTCTGAATGCGATTTGTCCGGAAAAGGATGTGGATGGTTTTCATCCGGTGAATGTGGGGCGGATGGTGATTGGACAGCGGTGTTTCCTGCCGTGCACGCCGCATGGGGTTGTGCAGATGCTCGTGCGAAGCGGGGTTGTGCTGGAGGGAGCGGAAGTCGTGATTGTGGGGCGAAGCAATATTGTGGGCAAGCCGCTGGCCAATCTGCTGATTCAGAAGGGACGGATGGGAAATGCAACGATGACGATTTGTCATACAAAGACGCGGAATCTGGCCGAGCATGTCCGTCGGGCGGATATTGTAATTGCGGCGGCAGGACGTCCGAGAACGATTACGGCCGATATGGTTAAGGAAGGAGCGGTCGTGATAGACGTAGGGGTTAATCGAGTCGAGGATGCGTCGGCCAAGAACGGGTATCGGCTTGTAGGCGATGTGGATTTTGAGGCGGTCCGACAGAAGGCGTCGATGATTACGCCGGTACCGGGCGGGGTAGGGCCGATGACTATTACGATGCTTTTGTATAATACCGTGGAGTCGGCGGAGCGGGCGGCGGAAAACCGTTGAAGGGCCGATTATTAGAGATGGCTTTCATCCGGCCGGTTGGGTGAAGGAGAGGGGGGTGTGGAAGTTTGGTTCAGCGGGGCGGAAGGGGGCTGTGCCGACGGGGAAGCAGGAAGGGGTTTGGGGTCTCCGAGAGAAATCAGGTACTCGATGGTTTTTCGGGGTTTATCTGCCAGATACTGAAGGGACCATCCGGCCATAAAATGACATATCTTTACGGTTGTAGAGGAGGAAAAGGTCTTCATTTTGTCGAGGGAGATGAACCGCACAAAGAGTTCATGTCTTGAAAAGGGCATGATGCAGACAGCCAAAAAAAGAAAGGAGGCCAGGGTATAGCCGATCAGAAAGCCGAGCAGCCCGCCGGCAGCTTTTTCAAAAGCAACTGGAAAGACGCAGTCGGCCCCGCGGAGAAAGAGGCAATAGCAGATTCCCTGCAGGAGGATAAAACAGGCGGCGGTCAGGAAAAGCATGGCAAACGCGGCATAATAGGGGGATTCCTGAAGGGCCGGGTTGTTTTTCAGCAGGGCCGGAGCGGAGAGAACGGCGATGTAAACCGAAAGAAGAAAGTTGAAGGCGGCGGCGGCCATGATGTAAACGCCTTTTTTGAAGCCGAGCCAGGCGAAAAAGATTCCGAGCAGCAAGGCGGCGAACCAAACCATGTTATCCTCCTAAGTGGGAAGTGACTCGTTTGATTTCCTCGAGGGTGGTAATGCCTGCCAGAACCTTGGCAAGCCCGTCTCTCCGCAGGGTGGCAAAGAAGTCCCGATCACCTTTCTGTTTCATATCGGCCGGTGAGAGGGTGCCGCTGACGAGGGTATGGCGAAGTTTATCGTCCATGTAGGTAACGTCCATGATGGCGATACGCCCGTAGTAGCCGGTACCGCCGCAGCGGCCGCAGCCGCGTGCCTGGAGAATTTTGGTCTGGTCGAGGTTGTTCTGGAGGCAGTAGTTGATTTGGCTTTGGGTCAGTTCGGCGGGCCCTTTGCAGGCATCGCAGAGCCGGCGAACCAGCCGCTGGGAGATAATGACGCTCAGGGCGGAAGCCAGCAGGAGGGGACGCACGCCCAGGTCCATCATCCGAACGAGGGCGGCCATATTGCTGGAGGCGTGAAGCGTGGCCAGCACGAGATGGCCGGTCTGGGCGGCCTGGACGGCCATCGCAGCGGTTTCGGCATCGCGGATTTCACCCACACAGATGACATCGGGGTCCTGCCGCAGGATGCTTCGCAGGGAGGAGGCGAAGGTCACGCCCGCTTTGACATTGACTTCAATCTGGCTGGCATGGGGCAGAACGTGTTCAATGGGGTCTTCGATGGTGACAATATTACGCTCCTGAACATTCATGTTGGAGAGCATGGCATAGAGCGTCGTCGTTTTTCCGCTGCCGGTCGGACCGCAGACCAGAACCATTCCGGAGGGCTGACGGATGATGTTGCGAATGGCCTTTTGGGTTCTGTCGTCCATTCCGATTTCCTCCAGAGACATCAGGCCGCGGGTCTGGTCGAGGACGCGGATGGCCAGCTTCTCCCCGCCGAGGACACCGGAGGATGCAACGCGGAAGTAGATTTCGCCGTTGGGCGTACGGGCCATAAAAGCGCCGTCCTGCGGACGGCGTTTTTCGGCGATGTCCATTCCGGAGATGGCTTTGATGCTGTTGATGACGGCGTTGCAGACTTTGCTGTCGATTTCTTCGTGAACACGGAGCATGCCGTCGATGCGGTACCGGACGGTATAGACGGCGTCGGATTTGGGGTCAATAAGGATATCCGTGGCTCGTTCCTGAAGGCCCTCGAGAATGAGCCGTTCGGTCAGGTCGAGGATTTCGCGATTGGTGCGTCTGCCGGAGGACTGCTGGGCATAGACGTCGGCAAAATGCCGTCCGGCTGTGTCCATTAATTCAATCGAGGGACCGATGGAGGTGATAGGACGGGCCTTGCTGATTGGGTTGGTCCGGAAAACGGCGGCGAGGGTGTATTTAGGCAGCTCGGCCCAGAGGAGTTTGCCGGCCTGAATCTTCTGGACGACATCTACGACAAAGAGGACAAAGAGAACGGCCGGCCCGACAAAGAGGGCGGCCGTATTGGCCAAAGCCCGATATTGGTTGAGAATCAGAGGGCTTTCGTCGGAGCGGCGGACGGAATACAGGCACAAAAAGAACCAGCCGATCAGAAAAAGGACTTTGTAAGGACTGAAAGGAAGAGTCCCGTCCATCTGCCCCCAATCCGCCACAAGCCCGTTCAGATCGGCCATACGACCTTATACACTCCTCATGCCTTTTGTCGCACAATAACCTTCAGTATAAGGTTTATTTTATCCGGCTTGGGAGGCAATATCAATCCATTTATCTTTATCCGATTATTTTGGTCCTCAAAAAGGGTTTGCCGAATCAGGGTGTTTCATCCAGCATAAATCGCTGGCGGATATTCTCCTGCATTTGCTCGATTTGTGTTTTGACTTTCGAGTGCGGCTGATAAATCTGACTGTTTCGCTCTTCTTCTGATTCCGTCGGCATTTGAGCCAGCCCCCGCTCATCGATGACGTAAGGCGTAACAAAGACGAGCAGTTCGTCGTTCTGAAGGACGATGTTGTTGTGTTTAAACAAGCCGCCGACCAGCGGAAGGTCTCCGAGGAGAGGCACCTTCTGGACGATGCTGACATCGTTCTGGAAGAGCAGACCGCCGAGGATGACGGACTGGCCGTCGTTGACAATCATGTGGGTCATTGTATCCAGGTTCTTCCGGGTCGGCTGGGTGTTGACGATTTCTTCCTGCAGCTGCGAGATATTCAGATGAATAGCCATATCAACGGCCTTTTCCGGGGTGATGTTGGGCCGGATTCGCAGGGTGACGCCGACATCCTCAAAGTCAAAGGTGCGCTGAACGGAATTGGTGTTGGTGCGGTCGTAGGAGTCGCCGGTGATGAAAGCCACCTTCTGGGCCTTGACAAACCGGGCTTCTTCGTTGTCTTTGGTCCACAGCGTGGGCTGATTGAGAATCTTGGCGTTGGCGTTTTTGACCAGGAAATCGATCAGCAAATCCGCATTGCTTTCGGCGGAAAGGGCAAAAGACTGCCGGGAATAGGTGGCGGTCAGGTTGTTGAGGATATCGACGGCGTTGACGCCGATGGTGCCGAAGGCACTGGGGTCGGAGGAGAGGCGAACCCCCAGCGAAGTGACGTCGCTGTGGTCGATTTCCATGATGACGACCTTGATCATCACCTGCATGCCGGGCTGATCAAGCTGTTCAATCATCTTGAGGATGTCATCCATAAACTTCGGCGGGGCCAGAACCAGCAGCGCTTTGCTGCGGGCAACCGGGATAAAGCGGACCCGTCCGATGAGGTTGCTGGGCGGCATCTGGTCTTCGCTTTGACGCTGGGTGGTCCACCACGGCCGGATGGTTCCGGCGGATTCCTGCATTTGGGCCTCTGTGGTGGTTGTGGACGTAGATTCGGTGCTGTAGGCGCTGAGCCCCTGTACGCTTCGCTGGATGGTGGCGGTGGTGCCGGCTTCGTTGAGGATGGCGTTCAGCTGCTCGCTGAGCTGCTCGGCATCGGCGTATTTGAGCGTGATGACGCGGGGCACTTCGGCGCCTTCCTGGCCGTCCAAATCCTGCACAAGCCGTTCAATCACATCATAGGCCTCGGGGATTTTGCTGATGACGAGGATTTTTTTGGTGTCGGGAACGGCTTCAAAGGTGAGCATCCCATAGAGGGAGCCGACGATTTTGCTCTTGGTCTGTTCCTGTTCTCCGAACAGAATCCGCAGCAGCGACCGGGAGCCGGAGGATTCGGATTCCTCGCTGAACAGGCGGGTGAGCAGGTCGGCCATTTTGACGGCGTCGGAGTTTTGAAGGGTAATAATGCGGTACTGGTCTTTGCGCAAGTCCAGGGGGATGTCCCATTCCTCTTCAATTTGTTTGGCGATGCGCTGCATGTTCTTTTCGGAGGCAATGACGGTCACCTGCCGCAGCGTCGGATAGGAGATGACTTTGACGGTTTCCTCCGGATTGATGGTTCGAGAGCGGGAGGTGGTTCGGCTGGAGCCCCAGCTGTAGGAGCTGAGGGTTCCGGTCTCGGTCTCATAAAGTCCTTCGATATTCTGCTTAATCTGGTCGGGGTCGGCGTGTTTGAGTTTGAAGGTGCGCTCGATGTAAATGTCTTCTTTGGGCAGGTCAATCTGGGCGATGAGTTTTTCGACGATTTTTCGATTTTCATCGCTGCCGAAGACGACAATCTGATTGGTGCCCTGCAGGGGCTGGACGATGAGGTTGGCCGTCAGGTCTGTGCCGGGCATTTCGCGAAGGGCCTGCGTGACCATCGTGGCGACTTCGCGGACATCGGCGTAGCGAATCTGGAAGACCTGCTGTTTGGGTTCCGTGCTTTCGCCGATGTCGAGTTTCTGGATCCAGGATTCCACAGTCTGCATATCCTCTCGGCTGCACCGAGCCAGAATCCAGTGCTGTTTGGGCATAGCAATCAGCCGGATGGGGATTTCGCTGGTCGGAATGACGACTGCCGGGGCTGCGGAAGTTGCTGTTTGGGTGCCTTCCCGTCCTCGCCCGGGACCGCGGAACCCGCCTTGGGAAGAGGAGGTTCGCTGCGCTTGTGTGGTTTGGCCGAGGATGAGGTTAAGGACCTGGACGACCTCGATGGGGTCGGCGTATTTCAGTTCAAAGATGCG
This window harbors:
- a CDS encoding arabinan endo-1,5-alpha-L-arabinosidase — translated: MPEPEPVMLELEGDLNVHDPVLLKEKDTYYLFCTGGNRRTGYVPIRCSKDLLHWQLRGYVFETLPEWAPIEIPGTRGVWAPDISYFNGKYHLYYSISTFGKNNSAIGLATNKTLDPNSLEYKWEDHGMVLRSTEGKDDWNAIDANIVIEDDKNIWICWGSFWSGIQMRKIDPVTGKLSAEHTAHYTLASRPRKAEHKTPPVEGAIEAPFVIRRDGFWYLFVSFDLCCRGADSTYNIVVGRSEKVTGPYFDRTGVPMLEGGGTQVIKATTDNWKGPGHCAVFREGDQDYLVFHAYHGQTGRPYLKISTMEWKDGWPVVAPLP
- a CDS encoding glycoside hydrolase family 16 protein, with translation MKHLLICMAGLMLAASIAAGADTSDGYVLVWADEFEKDGRPDPNNWTYEIGFVRNEELQWYQPENAFCEGGMLIIEGRRERVRNPNYSPDSRSWRRNREYAEYTSACVKTSGKHSWKFGRFVMRGRIDTRAGLWPAFWTLGFARGWPGCGEIDIMEYYRGMLLANACWDGGGGRPAWDDLKKPLEEFEDPDWSKKFHIWRMDWDEQFIRLYVDDMQLNEIDLSKTINQDGQGANPFHEPHSILLNLAIGGTQGGDPSETGFPARFEIDYVRVYQKKS
- a CDS encoding SMP-30/gluconolactonase/LRE family protein, with product MQIILFFLSGIFITAQPESAISPVRPSAVPQKIAGGFQFTEGITADPNGTLYFSDIPAGLIYRISPDGTLSKYIETNRSNGLQVAPDGSLIVCESAGPRRLLRIDRQKNIITLADGCNGKKFNSPNDCWLDPKGGVYMTDPRYGSRDDMQQDGEHVYYITPDRRVIRVIEDMIRPNGLIGNPDGTLLYVADHAAGKTWLYNIQKDGTLTNKRLFCSDGSDGMTLDSCGNVYLTWRRQVKIYAPDGQLLDTIDLPESPTNVCIGGPERQTLYINTPSAVYTVDLITKAVGTN
- the folD gene encoding bifunctional methylenetetrahydrofolate dehydrogenase/methenyltetrahydrofolate cyclohydrolase FolD, giving the protein MAAKILDGRQIASQMREELKGRIAKLAQQGIRPGLAVILVGDDPASKSYVTAKEKACEEIGIFSSDNRLAAATTETDLLGLIERFNRDPKIHGILVQLPLPKHINEERILNAICPEKDVDGFHPVNVGRMVIGQRCFLPCTPHGVVQMLVRSGVVLEGAEVVIVGRSNIVGKPLANLLIQKGRMGNATMTICHTKTRNLAEHVRRADIVIAAAGRPRTITADMVKEGAVVIDVGVNRVEDASAKNGYRLVGDVDFEAVRQKASMITPVPGGVGPMTITMLLYNTVESAERAAENR
- a CDS encoding CvpA family protein, encoding MVWFAALLLGIFFAWLGFKKGVYIMAAAAFNFLLSVYIAVLSAPALLKNNPALQESPYYAAFAMLFLTAACFILLQGICYCLFLRGADCVFPVAFEKAAGGLLGFLIGYTLASFLFLAVCIMPFSRHELFVRFISLDKMKTFSSSTTVKICHFMAGWSLQYLADKPRKTIEYLISLGDPKPLPASPSAQPPSAPLNQTSTPPSPSPNRPDESHL
- a CDS encoding GspE/PulE family protein yields the protein MADLNGLVADWGQMDGTLPFSPYKVLFLIGWFFLCLYSVRRSDESPLILNQYRALANTAALFVGPAVLFVLFVVDVVQKIQAGKLLWAELPKYTLAAVFRTNPISKARPITSIGPSIELMDTAGRHFADVYAQQSSGRRTNREILDLTERLILEGLQERATDILIDPKSDAVYTVRYRIDGMLRVHEEIDSKVCNAVINSIKAISGMDIAEKRRPQDGAFMARTPNGEIYFRVASSGVLGGEKLAIRVLDQTRGLMSLEEIGMDDRTQKAIRNIIRQPSGMVLVCGPTGSGKTTTLYAMLSNMNVQERNIVTIEDPIEHVLPHASQIEVNVKAGVTFASSLRSILRQDPDVICVGEIRDAETAAMAVQAAQTGHLVLATLHASSNMAALVRMMDLGVRPLLLASALSVIISQRLVRRLCDACKGPAELTQSQINYCLQNNLDQTKILQARGCGRCGGTGYYGRIAIMDVTYMDDKLRHTLVSGTLSPADMKQKGDRDFFATLRRDGLAKVLAGITTLEEIKRVTSHLGG
- a CDS encoding secretin N-terminal domain-containing protein; this encodes MKKTGWIVIALICGLFLIGYWMTARSKPTEQESAKTEPAQGESQTTQAAAQSNQPAAEQSPTQPAAENQPSQPEESRRSRFGRRGEGFSGFPGFGDRGARPGEMGRSDPNQSGDGLESVQLSDMEMKNILRILADWTNKPVIPVNDEIMQTRITVYSPKRVTREEALALLVSALHSRGVLVDQTGSTIFLKPLASARLGAVPTLGVDEPLARISDPAQVVEKWYQLSNYKASQMAQIVSSLTAEYGHVTADESTGRISVIDTVENLRRIEQVILQLDVPESSQTVERIFELKYADPIEVVQVLNLILGQTTQAQRTSSSQGGFRGPGRGREGTQTATSAAPAVVIPTSEIPIRLIAMPKQHWILARCSREDMQTVESWIQKLDIGESTEPKQQVFQIRYADVREVATMVTQALREMPGTDLTANLIVQPLQGTNQIVVFGSDENRKIVEKLIAQIDLPKEDIYIERTFKLKHADPDQIKQNIEGLYETETGTLSSYSWGSSRTTSRSRTINPEETVKVISYPTLRQVTVIASEKNMQRIAKQIEEEWDIPLDLRKDQYRIITLQNSDAVKMADLLTRLFSEESESSGSRSLLRILFGEQEQTKSKIVGSLYGMLTFEAVPDTKKILVISKIPEAYDVIERLVQDLDGQEGAEVPRVITLKYADAEQLSEQLNAILNEAGTTATIQRSVQGLSAYSTESTSTTTTEAQMQESAGTIRPWWTTQRQSEDQMPPSNLIGRVRFIPVARSKALLVLAPPKFMDDILKMIEQLDQPGMQVMIKVVIMEIDHSDVTSLGVRLSSDPSAFGTIGVNAVDILNNLTATYSRQSFALSAESNADLLIDFLVKNANAKILNQPTLWTKDNEEARFVKAQKVAFITGDSYDRTNTNSVQRTFDFEDVGVTLRIRPNITPEKAVDMAIHLNISQLQEEIVNTQPTRKNLDTMTHMIVNDGQSVILGGLLFQNDVSIVQKVPLLGDLPLVGGLFKHNNIVLQNDELLVFVTPYVIDERGLAQMPTESEEERNSQIYQPHSKVKTQIEQMQENIRQRFMLDETP